In the Topomyia yanbarensis strain Yona2022 chromosome 3, ASM3024719v1, whole genome shotgun sequence genome, one interval contains:
- the LOC131694094 gene encoding uncharacterized protein LOC131694094, whose amino-acid sequence MLTDGTPQGSCLSALLFSLYINSLPSVVKCEYHLYADDLQIYVSGHKNDVNRLIQLINADLNAIQNWAIENQLFPNPKKTKAIIFCKEGTVVPQENIWFCGESIALSKEVKNLGLIMDSNLKWCAQVNEITKKTYNTLRTFRRFQGVLSVRTRKKLTQAVLMPFFSYGDIVFYPGLSATQKEQLHRCFKSSVRFVYGLRRRDTTRLVRHTILGCDLLENYRRRICHFMYGAYHGLHPDYIKHHAPIGRNERARSFNMPHHTTSLRKSVLVYGASTWNSLPLSVRQQNSLTSFKAALNRAY is encoded by the coding sequence ATGTTAACAGACGGAACACCGCAAGGTTCGTGTCTAAGCGCGCTTCTTTTCTCGCTATACATAAACAGCCTACCAAGTGTCGTTAAATGCGAATATCATCTCTATGCAGACGATCTCCAAATATACGTATCTGGTCATAAAAACGATGTTAACAGACTTATTCAGCTGATCAACGCCGACCTCAACGCAATCCAAAATTGGGCGATAGAAAACCAACTTTTTCCCAACCCCAAAAAGACAAAGGCTATAATATTCTGCAAGGAAGGTACGGTAGTGCCGCAGGAAAATATTTGGTTCTGTGGTGAATCCATTGCACTATCCAAAGAAGTCAAAAACCTCGGACTCATCATGGACTCCAACTTAAAATGGTGTGCACAAGTCAACGAAATCACAAAAAAGACCTACAACACTCTTCGAACTTTCCGACGATTTCAAGGAGTACTTTCCGTACGAACTCGTAAAAAACTCACCCAAGCAGTACTGATGCCATTCTTCTCGTACGGAGACATTGTTTTTTACCCTGGACTCTCAGCTACACAAAAAGAACAATTACACCGATGCTTCAAGTCGTCAGTGAGGTTTGTATACGGGCTACGACGGCGTGACACAACCCGATTGGTGCGACACACAATACTGGGATGCGATcttctcgaaaactatcgtcgACGCATATGCCACTTTATGTATGGGGCCTACCACGGTTTGCATCCGGACTATATTAAGCATCACGCCCCAATCGGACGAAACGAACGAGCCAGATCTTTTAATATGCCACACCACACCACCAGCCTGCGAAAAAGTGTCCTAGTGTATGGAGCGTCCACCTGGAACTCGTTACCACTTTCTGTGAGGCAGCAAAATTCACTGACATCTTTCAAAGCGGCGCTCAATAGAGCCTACTAA